From Juglans regia cultivar Chandler chromosome 8, Walnut 2.0, whole genome shotgun sequence, the proteins below share one genomic window:
- the LOC108989003 gene encoding RING-H2 finger protein ATL5-like, whose amino-acid sequence MEDAPSYALNGKIMLCSVIILFLVVLIMVCFHSYSRCCYDTDDRSHRRRARTRSSRHPSYYPFTTNVTTSAEALDPSILKALPTFTYSSKSHDSPLDCAVCLSEFEDEDKGRVLPKCQHTFHVECIDTWFQSVSNCPLCRDPLQADISMLKPDISAERENSPASPATEPAQLERCYPGFSQPPNPGPSDFHGKPFDLVGVVVEVPRL is encoded by the coding sequence atggAGGATGCCCCAAGCTATGCTCTCAACGGGAAGATTATGCTATGCTCAGTGATCATTCTCTTCCTTGTGGTACTCATCATGGTCTGCTTTCACAGCTACTCCCGATGCTGCTACGACACTGACGACCGCAGCCACCGCCGTCGCGCACGCACCCGCTCTTCTCGCCACCCATCATATTATCCCTTTACTACCAACGTCACCACCTCTGCCGAGGCCCTCGACCCCTCCATCCTCAAAGCACTCCCGACCTTCACCTACTCCTCCAAATCCCACGACTCTCCGCTGGACTGCGCCGTGTGCTTATCCGAGTTCGAAGACGAAGACAAAGGCCGAGTCTTGCCCAAATGTCAACATACTTTTCACGTCGAGTGCATCGATACGTGGTTCCAGTCTGTCTCTAATTGCCCACTCTGCAGAGACCCGCTTCAGGCCGATATTTCTATGTTGAAGCCAGATATTTCGGCCGAAAGAGAGAACTCACCCGCCAGTCCAGCAACAGAACCGGCTCAGCTCGAAAGGTGTTACCCAGGTTTTTCACAGCCGCCGAATCCTGGGCCATCGGATTTCCATGGGAAGCCCTTCGACCTAGTGGGTGTGGTCGTGGAGGTGCCTAGGTTGTGA